One stretch of Elusimicrobiota bacterium DNA includes these proteins:
- a CDS encoding DUF1566 domain-containing protein produces the protein MTKGASDFRLPDTGVLRCFDDASREIEIPRPGEPFYGQNGCFQANPLSFSKLGAQGEEIAAGASWEDGLRMVKDNNTGLVWEVKSPRAGDVNYADDRYTWQEARDVYAAKLNRQKYGGFDDWRVPFKDELRSIVDYGRSGPAVDPVYFPYCRSDFYWTNAEYKMHPTLAWGIVFGLGSAIVHGKKMARHVRAVRGGASGAFGPADASRFKDNGDGTVTDPLTGLMWQKGENERMGWYAAMKKCQTMTLAGHTDWRLPNIKELNTILNLDYADGWWYYKNVFPAAGLKPPLLHYFSSTPHENYYVWVTNFCFGYDGYYAGKNAPLLFRAVRSAAPARLKSPEFRFPETGQRSFFDDDGNSIPAGSKGSRFYGQDGSFVTAPMSFCKLGEGERPLPGEARWEDGLRMVRDENTGLVWEAKSTVPGDFNYKDDRYSRVDADEKFIAEMNRKGYGGFYDWRLPNREELRSIVDYGGASPAVNGGFFPDCAAEFYWAKDTNGFDPKLNWGIYFGYGCAISYPKVNSYRARAVRGGYCRAFGDTSRFALKDNGDGTVTDFNTGFMWKKDESPELTVEEALKYCETLSLAGHADWRLPNMKEIATLINPAYKDGAWFHKDLFPGVKTSPLGFYQSSSVYGGTFGWGVNFQFGYDGYYADRKAGRYPFRPVRSVKKQI, from the coding sequence ATGACGAAAGGCGCTTCAGATTTCAGGCTGCCGGACACGGGAGTGCTCCGGTGTTTCGACGATGCGTCCCGGGAGATAGAGATCCCCCGGCCCGGAGAGCCGTTCTACGGCCAGAACGGCTGCTTTCAGGCGAACCCCCTGTCATTCTCAAAACTCGGGGCGCAGGGAGAGGAAATCGCCGCGGGCGCTTCGTGGGAAGACGGTCTGCGGATGGTTAAGGATAATAATACCGGGCTTGTGTGGGAAGTCAAATCCCCCCGGGCGGGAGACGTGAACTACGCCGACGACCGTTACACCTGGCAGGAAGCCCGGGACGTATACGCGGCAAAACTTAACCGCCAGAAATACGGCGGCTTTGACGATTGGCGGGTTCCTTTCAAGGATGAGTTAAGGTCCATAGTGGATTACGGCCGTTCCGGGCCCGCCGTCGACCCCGTATATTTCCCCTATTGCAGGTCGGACTTTTATTGGACGAATGCGGAATACAAAATGCATCCCACGCTTGCCTGGGGGATCGTTTTCGGCCTCGGAAGCGCCATCGTCCACGGCAAAAAGATGGCCCGCCACGTGCGGGCGGTAAGGGGCGGCGCCTCAGGGGCTTTCGGCCCGGCGGATGCCTCACGGTTCAAGGACAACGGCGACGGAACTGTAACCGACCCTCTCACGGGGCTCATGTGGCAGAAAGGCGAGAACGAGCGCATGGGCTGGTACGCCGCCATGAAGAAATGCCAGACCATGACCCTGGCCGGGCACACCGACTGGCGGCTTCCCAATATCAAGGAGCTCAACACCATCCTGAACCTCGACTACGCGGACGGCTGGTGGTATTATAAGAATGTTTTTCCCGCGGCCGGGCTCAAGCCGCCCCTGCTGCATTATTTTTCTTCAACGCCGCATGAAAATTATTACGTCTGGGTGACTAATTTCTGTTTCGGCTACGACGGTTATTACGCCGGCAAGAACGCCCCGCTGCTGTTCCGCGCGGTGCGCAGCGCGGCCCCGGCCCGCTTGAAAAGCCCGGAATTCAGGTTCCCGGAAACGGGCCAGCGCTCATTCTTCGACGATGACGGGAATTCCATCCCCGCCGGCTCAAAGGGGTCCCGGTTCTACGGCCAGGACGGCAGCTTCGTTACCGCGCCCATGTCGTTTTGCAAGCTTGGCGAAGGTGAAAGGCCGCTGCCCGGAGAAGCGCGGTGGGAGGACGGGCTGCGGATGGTGCGCGACGAGAACACGGGGCTTGTGTGGGAAGCGAAATCGACGGTCCCGGGAGATTTTAATTACAAGGACGACCGCTACAGCCGGGTGGATGCCGATGAAAAATTTATCGCCGAAATGAACCGTAAGGGTTACGGCGGTTTTTACGACTGGCGCCTGCCCAACCGCGAAGAGCTGCGTAGTATAGTGGATTATGGCGGCGCCTCTCCCGCGGTGAACGGCGGGTTCTTCCCGGACTGCGCGGCGGAATTCTATTGGGCCAAAGATACCAACGGGTTCGATCCCAAGTTGAACTGGGGGATCTATTTCGGGTATGGCTGCGCCATCAGCTATCCCAAGGTCAACAGCTACCGCGCGCGGGCCGTCCGCGGGGGATATTGCAGGGCTTTCGGAGATACCTCGCGGTTCGCTTTGAAGGATAACGGGGACGGCACTGTGACGGACTTCAACACCGGGTTTATGTGGAAAAAGGACGAGTCCCCTGAACTGACGGTGGAAGAGGCCCTGAAATACTGCGAAACGCTTTCACTCGCGGGGCACGCCGACTGGCGGCTGCCGAACATGAAGGAGATAGCCACCCTTATCAACCCCGCCTATAAGGACGGCGCGTGGTTCCACAAGGATCTTTTCCCCGGCGTTAAGACGAGCCCGCTCGGGTTCTACCAGTCTTCTTCCGTCTACGGGGGGACGTTCGGCTGGGGCGTTAATTTTCAGTTCGGGTATGACGGCTATTACGCGGACAGGAAGGCCGGCCGCTACCCTTTCCGCCCCGTCCGCAGCGTAAAAAAACAAATATGA